The window taacgaaaaattaaaactaaaattcaattcaaaccttttctacaaaaattgTCCTTGAAAAATATGGGCTATTCCTTAGAGTCAGTATAAGTAAAGTTATAGATTACTAAGTGTGATTACCTTCCTAAATGTATTTCCGATTAGACTCTTTAATATTTCAGTCAGTCGGAAACCATCCTGACTCCTAAGTTTAGGATGTTTAATCGCTGAATGCGATACTTTCCTAAATTCATTGATAACTAAATTAAGTCGGCTAATTTTAGTGTAGTGTAAAAGGTGCATTATAATATGGTTCAtagacaaaaaatttattacctgTGTTATTATGCTTTTTTAAACCAGCTGTACAACGTTTATCTTCTATCTGTGATAAAATATGGCTGCCGCGTAGTTGACGAAAAACTGCCAAAGTTTGttagcaaatttttatttaatgctttaGTTTTAAGATGTCTTTTTCTGATTTATATGCGAAATATAATTGTACCTATTGCCAAGAAGAAATAAACGGTGTACGAGTAAGATGTGCAGAGTGTAAAGACTTTGATATTTGTTTGCAGGTAAATTACTGGTGTCCTTGTCATATAGTTTGAAGTTTTGgcgctttatttaaatttttattgttttggttTCGTACATTTTCAGTGTTTTTCACTTGGTGCTGAAATCGGCCCACATAAAAATGATCATTCCTATCAATTTATGGTAAGTatcttcatacatttttatgaataaaaaatttatacatattattttagaatttttgttaattttattattattttaggacGCTGGCGCATTTGGTATATTCTTGGGACGCAATAATTGGTCAGCCAACGAAGAAGTAAGATTACTAGATGCAATAGAACAATTTGGGTTTGGGAATTGGGAGGATATAGCTAAGCATATAGAAACACGGACACCAGAAGGTATAGTGTTGAAGTAAagggtataaatatatatatatatatatatatatatgattattattatcatatatatcataaatatttctgaTTGCAGAAGCCAAAGATGAATATATAGCAAGGTACCTGGAAGGTAGCATAGGTCGAGCAACATGGGGAAATGTGGAAAGCACCAGTCGACCTTCCTTGCACTGTCCAGATAAAGACCAAGGGCCCCTCAGTCCTAGTGCTGTTTCACGCCTTCCACCTTTATCAATTTCTGCCGATGAAGCAGCTCAACTTGGATATATGTCAAATAGGGATGACTTTGAAAGAGTGAGTGTAATCcacaaaacataacataaaacatttacacGGGAAATAAATTGACTGATGAGCAacagtttataaaatgaagGATGTATATCTCATTAcagctttataaaaatttattgatgattctttatttcaaaattttcaggAGCATGATCATGAAGCAGAACAGTTAATATCAACATTGTCACTCAATCCAGAAGATGATGAGCTTGATGTTGGTAGGTTACAAACATAGTTAttctgttattaaaataaaatacgtctGTTTTTAGAAAAGTACTGCATAATGCAGCAAGCATGACATAGTCACTGTAAATGTAATCGCTATCAAACAAGAATTACAGTATTTATGGAGTTAGAAGGTTTCCGTTAGGTTTGAGTTAAGTTTTCTTCAAACTACTAAAAATCTATCACTGATATTGTAATTGATTAGAGAAAGATCACTCACCTCAGAAACAATGCTGCTCCTATGctgataaacaatataatttaaagttacttGGTAAATGTTCTTCACTTTGAAAATggttaaaacaatgttattcatacttttttatattcattgtccttttaatattgctttaaGTTTTCATGGTATCTGTTTAATAGAGCAAACACATACTACATTGTTCTTAATGTCTGTATTTATTAAGACCTAACCTGTTACTTTTCAGCCCTCAAGTTATCCCAAGTGGATATATACACCCGGAGGCTTCGTGAGAGAACAAGAAGAAAAAGGCTTGTAAGGGATTTTCAACTCGTTTctgttttctttaataaccAACGCAACAAACAAAAGACATTGGGAAAACTCGCCAAAGAGAAGAAGTAAGTCATATGTTTATGAACTGCATGAATTTTCTAAAGTGACTGTATGAAACAAATAGGataagttttcaataaaaatacttctgAAAGACATCATTCAGgttgtaaaaattgtattttgattGGCTCTAGAACTTAATACATATGACTATGTTTAACCCTGACTTTCTTTGTTATTCAAGAGTTTTAATTTACATGGAGCCTATTGACCAGGTCAGTGTAATATATTTCCTGAAAAGGCATATCATTGAATCactcaatttcaaatatttttcaccaTTATTGTATGCACCCAGGGCGTGTTCAATGTTAATAAGCATGTGAATGATGCGCAGGGAGTTCACGGAGCGGCTCCGCTGGACGGCGCAGTTCTACGGGCGCGCGGAGCACACGGCGGTGGTGGCGGGGCTGTGGCGCGAGCGCGAGCTGCGCGTGCGGCTGGCGGAGCTGCACCGCTACCGGCTGGCGGGCGTCACGCGGCTGGAGGAGTGCGCGCACTACGAGCAGCACGCGCACCACCGCCGGCACACCGGCCACGCCGACG is drawn from Zerene cesonia ecotype Mississippi chromosome 8, Zerene_cesonia_1.1, whole genome shotgun sequence and contains these coding sequences:
- the LOC119828564 gene encoding transcriptional adapter 2B isoform X4, with the translated sequence MSFSDLYAKYNCTYCQEEINGVRVRCAECKDFDICLQCFSLGAEIGPHKNDHSYQFMDAGAFGIFLGRNNWSANEEVRLLDAIEQFGFGNWEDIAKHIETRTPEEAKDEYIARYLEGSIGRATWGNVESTSRPSLHCPDKDQGPLSPSAVSRLPPLSISADEAAQLGYMSNRDDFEREHDHEAEQLISTLSLNPEDDELDVALKLSQVDIYTRRLRERTRRKRLVRDFQLVSVFFNNQRNKQKTLGKLAKEKKEFTERLRWTAQFYGRAEHTAVVAGLWRERELRVRLAELHRYRLAGVTRLEECAHYEQHAHHRRHTGHADQWVSGHTDKRANADRAAAKKKRRRKRLKFHQPKVHTGRKYRMWLLQKELLQRRRAAPETAAQH
- the LOC119828564 gene encoding transcriptional adapter 2B isoform X2 translates to MSFSDLYAKYNCTYCQEEINGVRVRCAECKDFDICLQCFSLGAEIGPHKNDHSYQFMDAGAFGIFLGRNNWSANEEVRLLDAIEQFGFGNWEDIAKHIETRTPEEAKDEYIARYLEGSIGRATWGNVESTSRPSLHCPDKDQGPLSPSAVSRLPPLSISADEAAQLGYMSNRDDFEREHDHEAEQLISTLSLNPEDDELDVALKLSQVDIYTRRLRERTRRKRLVRDFQLVSVFFNNQRNKQKTLGKLAKEKKEFTERLRWTAQFYGRAEHTAVVAGLWRERELRVRLAELHRYRLAGVTRLEECAHYEQHAHHRRHTGHADGSSGCLDTQTKEQTQTAQQQRKKDVESVSSSTSPRCTRDGSTACGCSRRSCCSAAAPHQRQLLNTNEAQLCNTLSLAPAQYITLKGMLLRRPATPHCELDHALKHYLHAAGWIRN
- the LOC119828564 gene encoding transcriptional adapter 2B isoform X3, with protein sequence MSFSDLYAKYNCTYCQEEINGVRVRCAECKDFDICLQCFSLGAEIGPHKNDHSYQFMDAGAFGIFLGRNNWSANEEVRLLDAIEQFGFGNWEDIAKHIETRTPEEAKDEYIARYLEGSIGRATWGNVESTSRPSLHCPDKDQGPLSPSAVSRLPPLSISADEAAQLGYMSNRDDFEREHDHEAEQLISTLSLNPEDDELDVALKLSQVDIYTRRLRERTRRKRLVRDFQLVSVFFNNQRNKQKTLGKLAKEKKEFTERLRWTAQFYGRAEHTAVVAGLWRERELRVRLAELHRYRLAGVTRLEECAHYEQHAHHRRHTGHADVRMRLQWVSGHTDKRANADRAAAKKKRRRKRLKFHQPKVHTGRKYRMWLLQKELLQRRRAAPETAAQH
- the LOC119828564 gene encoding transcriptional adapter 2B isoform X1, whose amino-acid sequence is MSFSDLYAKYNCTYCQEEINGVRVRCAECKDFDICLQCFSLGAEIGPHKNDHSYQFMDAGAFGIFLGRNNWSANEEVRLLDAIEQFGFGNWEDIAKHIETRTPEEAKDEYIARYLEGSIGRATWGNVESTSRPSLHCPDKDQGPLSPSAVSRLPPLSISADEAAQLGYMSNRDDFEREHDHEAEQLISTLSLNPEDDELDVALKLSQVDIYTRRLRERTRRKRLVRDFQLVSVFFNNQRNKQKTLGKLAKEKKEFTERLRWTAQFYGRAEHTAVVAGLWRERELRVRLAELHRYRLAGVTRLEECAHYEQHAHHRRHTGHADVRMRLGSSGCLDTQTKEQTQTAQQQRKKDVESVSSSTSPRCTRDGSTACGCSRRSCCSAAAPHQRQLLNTNEAQLCNTLSLAPAQYITLKGMLLRRPATPHCELDHALKHYLHAAGWIRN